The following coding sequences lie in one Pectobacterium sp. A5351 genomic window:
- a CDS encoding ABC transporter permease encodes MSEPRSRMAERSIHYGPSLPQRLLEALNSLILLGRRAVLALIGITVGCGAVVALLNVGHNAEAEAMGIFREMGSDLMVATVQNRMGSRKMNTAPSDLDIPVLRQALPDIKAATALIITPTEARLRGRSLSTMVVGSRAELSEVLGLTLAQGRHLSDFDERSTYIVLGANVASQWASQGRTAGLGEAVQVGGYLFEIVGILQPQGHNPLVPVSIDDFILMPISGMRRIMPTPQIVSVIARSHDSNTLLKTGAQLKDYLASVMPKLNIDVQIPQQLLEGMAQQSRMFSWLLAGLGGISLLVGGVGVMNVMVMNVSERRREIGARMALGARPRDIAGLFLLEAVVLSACGALIGAVCGIAAAWLFVFFSGWSAFSLSALSLPLGIGSSLAIGLFFGLNPAMTAARLEPVQALRDA; translated from the coding sequence ATGTCTGAGCCTCGTTCACGGATGGCAGAGCGTTCTATCCATTATGGCCCTTCACTGCCACAGCGTCTGCTTGAAGCATTGAATAGCCTTATTCTTCTGGGACGCCGTGCTGTTCTGGCACTGATTGGGATTACCGTGGGGTGCGGCGCTGTTGTCGCTTTACTTAATGTTGGGCACAACGCTGAAGCCGAAGCGATGGGGATATTCAGAGAAATGGGCAGCGATCTGATGGTTGCTACGGTTCAGAATCGGATGGGGAGCCGTAAAATGAACACGGCCCCTTCTGATCTGGATATCCCTGTTTTGCGGCAAGCTCTGCCCGACATTAAGGCGGCAACAGCCTTAATTATCACCCCCACTGAAGCGCGACTGCGTGGCCGTTCACTCAGTACCATGGTGGTGGGAAGTAGGGCTGAATTGTCGGAGGTGTTAGGATTGACGCTCGCGCAAGGCCGCCACTTGAGTGATTTCGATGAACGAAGTACCTACATTGTGTTGGGCGCGAATGTTGCGTCGCAATGGGCATCGCAGGGCCGCACGGCGGGTTTAGGCGAGGCTGTGCAGGTGGGGGGATATTTGTTTGAGATCGTAGGGATCCTGCAACCACAGGGGCATAATCCTTTGGTACCTGTCTCGATTGATGACTTCATTCTGATGCCTATCTCAGGTATGCGCCGTATCATGCCAACACCGCAGATCGTTAGTGTGATTGCGCGCAGCCATGACAGCAACACGTTGCTCAAAACGGGCGCGCAGCTAAAGGATTATTTAGCCTCTGTCATGCCAAAACTTAATATCGATGTGCAAATCCCACAGCAGCTACTGGAGGGAATGGCACAGCAGTCACGGATGTTTTCATGGCTACTCGCGGGGTTGGGGGGGATTTCCCTGCTGGTCGGTGGGGTTGGTGTGATGAACGTCATGGTAATGAATGTGTCTGAGCGACGTCGTGAAATTGGTGCTCGTATGGCGTTGGGCGCGCGGCCGCGTGACATTGCAGGGCTGTTTTTGCTGGAGGCTGTTGTGTTATCCGCTTGCGGAGCCCTGATTGGGGCAGTGTGTGGTATTGCAGCGGCGTGGTTGTTTGTCTTTTTTTCAGGCTGGTCAGCCTTTTCGCTTTCGGCATTGTCACTTCCTCTCGGCATCGGCAGTTCATTAGCCATTGGTCTGTTTTTCGGGCTTAACCCGGCGATGACCGCTGCGCGGCTTGAACCGGTACAGGCTCTACGCGATGCATAA
- a CDS encoding ABC transporter ATP-binding protein: MSDERTTDLICLQGISHTYRTGVSSQSVLHNISLSIAAGQSCAIVGASGSGKSTLLNIIGLLDQPVSGRLLLAGQDMSQASADERAIVRNQVIGFVFQSFNLLPRLDALDNVALPLAYRGVSRQDARQAAQIQLARVGLAERTHHRPADLSGGQRQRVAIARALVGEPALLLADEPTGNLDSQTADDIITLLLALNREQGTTLVMVTHDEGMACRMARRIHVQDGRIYEVNHV; this comes from the coding sequence ATGTCTGATGAAAGAACAACGGATCTGATCTGTTTACAAGGTATTTCACACACCTACCGTACCGGAGTTTCCTCTCAATCGGTGCTGCATAATATTTCACTGTCTATTGCTGCTGGGCAAAGCTGTGCGATTGTGGGCGCATCGGGTTCCGGCAAAAGCACTTTGCTCAACATCATTGGTTTACTCGATCAGCCAGTCTCCGGGCGTCTATTGCTTGCGGGGCAGGATATGTCTCAGGCCAGTGCTGATGAACGTGCGATCGTGCGTAATCAAGTCATTGGCTTTGTCTTCCAGAGTTTTAATTTACTGCCGCGTCTGGATGCGTTGGATAATGTTGCGCTTCCCCTGGCTTACCGTGGCGTATCGCGTCAGGACGCCCGTCAAGCCGCACAGATACAGTTGGCGCGCGTCGGCCTTGCAGAGCGAACTCATCATCGGCCCGCTGATCTCTCAGGTGGTCAACGTCAGCGGGTAGCGATTGCGCGTGCGCTGGTCGGTGAACCTGCACTTCTGCTGGCGGATGAACCGACCGGTAATCTCGACAGCCAAACGGCTGATGACATCATCACACTATTGCTGGCATTGAACCGCGAACAGGGGACGACGCTCGTGATGGTGACGCATGACGAAGGCATGGCCTGCCGTATGGCGCGGCGCATTCATGTGCAGGATGGCCGAATCTATGAGGTGAATCATGTCTGA
- a CDS encoding ATP-binding cassette domain-containing protein, giving the protein MDLNCLQFISNDYCPGVSFQSALHNILQSITAWQRCTIVGASGSGKSILLNIIGLLYQWASGRLLFSGWIKHLSEIVFVTCMLYFFTRWLFFIRNCCYD; this is encoded by the coding sequence ATGGATCTGAATTGTTTGCAATTTATTTCAAATGATTACTGTCCAGGTGTCTCTTTTCAATCGGCGCTGCATAATATTTTACAGTCTATTACTGCCTGGCAACGCTGTACGATCGTGGGCGCATCGGGTTCCGGCAAAAGTATTTTGCTCAACATCATTGGTTTACTCTATCAATGGGCCTCCGGGCGTTTATTATTTTCAGGGTGGATCAAGCATCTTTCTGAAATAGTTTTTGTTACATGTATGCTTTATTTCTTTACGCGTTGGTTGTTTTTCATCAGGAACTGTTGTTATGATTGA
- a CDS encoding ATP-binding cassette domain-containing protein, giving the protein MDLNCLQFISNDYCPGVSFQSALHNILQSITAWQRCTIVGASGSGKSILLNIIGLLYQWASGRLLFSGWIKHLSEIVFVTCMLYFFTRWLFFIRNCCYD; this is encoded by the coding sequence ATGGATCTGAATTGTTTGCAATTTATTTCAAATGATTACTGTCCAGGTGTCTCTTTTCAATCGGCGCTGCATAATATTTTACAGTCTATTACTGCCTGGCAACGCTGTACGATCGTGGGCGCATCGGGTTCCGGCAAAAGCATTTTGCTCAACATCATTGGTTTACTCTATCAATGGGCCTCCGGGCGTTTATTATTTTCAGGGTGGATCAAGCATCTTTCTGAAATAGTTTTTGTTACATGTATGCTTTATTTCTTTACGCGTTGGTTGTTTTTCATCAGGAACTGTTGTTATGATTGA
- a CDS encoding D-2-hydroxyacid dehydrogenase, which yields MTAILLLDSRADEIGSVLNHAAPELELVLSNGTAEQASGCPIWLGEPDTAAALLAEGAKPMWLQSTWAGFKPLLADGLPRDYRLTRAVGVFGQPIAEYVTAYMLRHELRLGERQTSQEERRWDHRLPGSLADKYVLIVGAGEIGCEVAGFLRPFGVELYGIVSTLRPRPDFKQIMSLADLPDAVTKADYVINLLPDTPATTDIYDARLFAAMKPSALFINVGRGSAVVDDDLQTALCDGQIAGAVLDVFRQEPLPYSHPFWNMPNLTLTAHIAGPMVPGLMGRLFLDNLARFQADNTLRGEVDFHREY from the coding sequence ATGACTGCTATTCTGCTGTTGGACTCTCGTGCCGATGAGATCGGCTCTGTCTTAAATCATGCGGCGCCGGAGCTTGAACTCGTGCTTTCAAACGGTACGGCGGAGCAGGCGTCGGGCTGTCCGATTTGGTTGGGCGAGCCTGATACCGCTGCGGCATTGCTGGCTGAGGGGGCTAAACCGATGTGGTTACAGTCTACCTGGGCGGGGTTCAAGCCGCTGCTGGCCGATGGGCTACCGCGTGATTATCGTTTAACTCGTGCCGTTGGCGTGTTTGGGCAGCCAATAGCCGAATATGTGACTGCTTATATGCTCAGACATGAGTTGCGTTTGGGGGAACGGCAAACCAGTCAGGAAGAACGACGCTGGGATCACCGTTTACCGGGATCGCTGGCAGATAAATATGTGCTGATTGTCGGTGCCGGAGAGATCGGCTGCGAGGTTGCTGGCTTTCTACGGCCTTTTGGCGTCGAGCTATATGGCATCGTCAGTACGCTAAGACCGCGACCGGATTTTAAACAGATCATGAGCTTAGCGGATCTACCCGACGCGGTAACGAAGGCCGATTATGTCATCAACCTTCTTCCTGATACCCCGGCAACCACCGATATCTATGATGCCCGTCTGTTTGCCGCGATGAAGCCTTCTGCGCTGTTCATCAATGTCGGGCGTGGTAGCGCCGTGGTGGATGATGATTTACAGACGGCGCTGTGTGATGGACAGATTGCGGGAGCGGTACTGGATGTCTTCAGGCAAGAGCCGCTACCGTACAGTCACCCATTTTGGAACATGCCGAATCTAACGTTGACGGCGCACATTGCCGGACCGATGGTGCCAGGGCTGATGGGACGATTATTTCTGGATAATCTTGCTCGCTTTCAGGCTGATAATACGCTGCGTGGTGAAGTGGATTTTCATCGAGAATATTAA
- a CDS encoding DUF6138 family protein, with protein MRTTLHMGIHNNVMLDYTPSRTEISPEPKRDADGVAANVRAFFDKHSVTVQRVATLAACLSHATEGLKLNMLPALEDDTLFEQLVDEVWLREPAVIEHVLYLIWGNTKKLAALVKKSEAKRGALLTSLIQASAKS; from the coding sequence GTGCGAACCACGTTGCACATGGGCATCCATAACAATGTGATGTTGGATTATACGCCGAGCCGCACGGAAATATCCCCAGAGCCAAAACGTGATGCCGACGGAGTCGCTGCAAACGTTCGGGCGTTTTTCGATAAGCATAGCGTGACGGTACAGCGTGTGGCCACGCTGGCCGCCTGCCTGAGCCATGCGACAGAAGGGTTAAAACTGAATATGTTGCCTGCGCTAGAGGATGACACGCTGTTCGAACAACTGGTCGACGAAGTTTGGCTACGGGAACCCGCCGTGATCGAACATGTTCTGTATCTGATCTGGGGTAATACGAAGAAACTCGCCGCACTGGTGAAAAAATCGGAAGCGAAGCGCGGCGCGTTATTAACGTCGCTTATTCAGGCTTCGGCCAAATCTTAA
- a CDS encoding NAD(P)-dependent alcohol dehydrogenase has protein sequence MLVHAYGAHAGDKPLEPLQIVRRTPGAHDVQIDIAYCGICHSDLHQVRAEWEGTQFPCVPGHEIVGRVSAVGAHVSAFKAGDLVGIGCIVDSCRHCEECDDGLENYCDGMVGTYNGPTADEPGWTLGGYSQQIVVHERYVLRVRHPEAELAAVAPLLCAGITTYSPLRHWNAGPGKKVGVVGIGGLGHMGIKLAHAMGAYVVAFTTSESKREDAKALGANEVVVSRNVEEMAAHAGSFDLILNTVAAPHDLDTFLVLLKRDGALTLVGAPASPHPSPNVFNLIMKRRTVAGSMIGGIPETQEMLDFCAEHGIVSDIELIRADEINEAYERMLKGDVKYRFVIDNATLNA, from the coding sequence ATGCTTGTACACGCCTATGGAGCCCATGCGGGCGATAAACCTCTCGAGCCGTTGCAGATTGTCCGTCGTACGCCGGGAGCCCACGATGTCCAGATTGACATTGCGTACTGTGGTATCTGCCATTCGGACCTGCATCAGGTGCGTGCTGAATGGGAAGGTACACAGTTTCCCTGCGTGCCCGGCCATGAGATCGTCGGACGGGTGTCTGCGGTTGGGGCTCATGTCTCCGCTTTTAAGGCGGGCGATCTGGTGGGTATCGGCTGCATCGTGGACAGTTGTCGACACTGCGAAGAATGCGATGATGGCTTAGAAAACTACTGTGATGGCATGGTCGGTACCTATAACGGCCCGACGGCGGATGAGCCAGGCTGGACGCTCGGCGGCTACTCTCAGCAGATTGTCGTGCATGAACGCTATGTGCTGCGCGTCCGACACCCTGAGGCGGAACTGGCTGCGGTCGCACCTCTGCTGTGTGCGGGGATTACGACTTATTCGCCGCTGCGCCACTGGAATGCCGGGCCGGGTAAGAAGGTCGGCGTCGTAGGGATCGGCGGGCTTGGCCACATGGGGATCAAACTGGCGCATGCTATGGGAGCCTATGTTGTGGCGTTCACCACGTCTGAATCCAAACGTGAAGATGCCAAGGCGCTGGGCGCCAATGAGGTCGTGGTGTCTCGTAATGTGGAAGAAATGGCGGCACACGCGGGCAGCTTCGATTTAATCCTGAATACTGTTGCCGCGCCACACGATCTGGATACGTTTCTGGTGCTGCTGAAGCGTGATGGCGCGCTAACGCTGGTCGGTGCGCCGGCATCGCCGCATCCTTCTCCTAACGTGTTCAACCTGATCATGAAACGCCGTACGGTGGCGGGATCGATGATTGGCGGCATTCCTGAAACGCAGGAGATGCTGGATTTCTGTGCCGAGCACGGGATTGTTTCTGATATTGAGCTTATCCGCGCCGATGAAATCAATGAGGCCTACGAGCGGATGCTCAAAGGTGATGTGAAATACCGCTTCGTTATTGATAACGCCACGCTGAACGCCTGA
- a CDS encoding MFS transporter — protein MVNASEAPNAISATPIPFLPTIASGVLCFSFFDASILALFPLYGMEQGLDEKSAILLVTLIFLGDAVFQTPIGWLADKCGIIKTHIACGILFCVMLVLITFSFSSPALLVPVCIVLGAAAGGLYTLSLVRAGQKFAGQRLIVMNSLLGLVWSAGSISGPLFSGAAITFYGYDGLIAILLLTGVLFVGIQGVLRKERVSRSLGEE, from the coding sequence TTGGTCAACGCCAGCGAAGCGCCTAACGCAATCAGCGCAACCCCAATCCCTTTTCTCCCGACCATCGCCTCTGGCGTGCTCTGCTTTTCCTTCTTTGATGCCAGCATACTGGCGCTCTTTCCGCTTTACGGTATGGAACAAGGCTTAGACGAAAAGTCCGCAATCTTATTGGTTACGCTCATTTTTCTGGGCGATGCCGTATTTCAGACGCCGATTGGCTGGCTGGCAGACAAATGCGGCATTATCAAAACCCACATAGCCTGCGGCATCCTGTTCTGTGTGATGCTGGTATTGATCACCTTCTCATTCTCCTCCCCTGCACTTCTGGTTCCCGTCTGTATCGTACTGGGTGCCGCCGCAGGCGGGCTTTACACGCTGTCTCTGGTACGGGCGGGTCAGAAATTTGCTGGTCAGCGACTGATCGTGATGAATTCCCTTCTGGGGCTGGTGTGGTCTGCGGGCAGCATCAGCGGGCCGCTGTTCTCTGGCGCAGCCATCACGTTTTACGGCTACGACGGCCTCATTGCTATCTTGTTGCTAACCGGCGTGCTGTTTGTCGGCATACAGGGCGTATTAAGAAAAGAACGCGTATCGCGTTCGCTGGGTGAAGAGTGA
- a CDS encoding DUF1963 domain-containing protein yields MREDAWAKARLSTASENQRRLTQLFQWDGGTLNFIIHCTDFAAQHFDRVLMICDYW; encoded by the coding sequence ATGCGAGAAGACGCTTGGGCAAAAGCCCGCCTTTCAACTGCATCCGAGAACCAGCGTCGCCTTACCCAGCTTTTTCAGTGGGATGGCGGCACGCTGAATTTCATCATCCATTGCACCGACTTCGCAGCCCAACACTTCGACCGTGTGTTGATGATCTGTGACTACTGGTGA
- a CDS encoding acyl-CoA thioesterase — MNNKYPVGKYFQVSMRDIDLNGHVHNSVYLDYFEDAIVNQLRENEILHLFRPKTSGVAYHVKRCEVVFISELSIDDIVKPHVYLNKIGNSSLEFEIHLHNESTNASSAQGSIVWVCVSLESGRPISVPEETRKALMNGFESVAKQEK, encoded by the coding sequence ATGAATAATAAGTATCCCGTAGGAAAATATTTTCAGGTCTCTATGCGAGATATCGACTTGAATGGACACGTACATAATTCTGTGTATCTGGATTATTTTGAAGATGCGATAGTCAACCAGCTCAGGGAAAATGAAATACTTCATCTTTTCAGGCCCAAAACATCGGGAGTTGCTTATCACGTCAAGCGCTGCGAAGTTGTTTTTATCAGTGAATTATCCATTGATGACATTGTCAAACCTCATGTGTATCTCAACAAAATCGGCAACAGTAGCCTCGAATTTGAAATACATTTACATAATGAGTCAACAAACGCGTCCAGTGCTCAAGGGAGTATTGTTTGGGTTTGTGTTAGCTTAGAAAGTGGACGTCCGATTAGCGTCCCTGAAGAAACGAGAAAGGCATTAATGAATGGCTTTGAGTCGGTAGCTAAGCAGGAAAAATGA
- a CDS encoding AMP-binding protein, producing the protein MPIHDKVRFYAEHNGNQIAVNIDENTLTYKALWNNALALYGYISAIPTGKNEKHIKDAKVIAIMLGNSVRFPEAYLAATVFPNVCAVIDPNIPYTQLAETLEKLSPDLIIIGSDRNDIQNLAQALKIDCLCYDDPFSKSTKISFFEDKKDGYFLIYFTSGTTSFPKALLRSRQSWRNSFDSGYTLFFLNSVINTFCPCPIFHGIGLYCLNETLYSGSTFYSLSKWNNDIAYKTITRHSIDRLVVVPSMVVSLGKIFRTHVNALSNVKYILTAGAKLDINKYLTIRDMLPNAIVQEYYGASELSFISVSLLDDENIDESIDSVGYAFPGVNIVIRDEHGNALANGETGYIYVNSELIADRYLWGDDGKAFHVTQNGATVGDMGYIDEHRRLHVLGRTGGMILTGGYNVYLSEVEKVLRSMPEIDEAIVLAIADEYLGSKIVSIIEGHIHHYSDVVAYCSTHLPRYKIPKDVYTINKWPMTSSGKIKRKELEKMINSKEASIVKLPT; encoded by the coding sequence ATGCCAATTCATGATAAAGTTCGTTTTTACGCAGAACACAATGGCAACCAAATTGCAGTTAATATCGATGAAAATACGCTCACGTATAAAGCGCTATGGAATAATGCTTTAGCCCTCTACGGCTATATATCCGCTATTCCTACTGGTAAAAATGAAAAGCATATAAAAGATGCTAAAGTCATCGCTATCATGTTAGGGAATAGTGTTAGATTCCCTGAAGCATACCTCGCAGCAACAGTATTTCCTAACGTCTGTGCGGTAATCGACCCAAACATCCCCTATACTCAGCTCGCTGAAACGTTGGAGAAACTGTCCCCTGATTTGATCATTATTGGCTCAGACCGCAATGACATCCAGAATCTAGCACAAGCGTTGAAAATAGACTGCCTGTGCTATGATGATCCATTTTCGAAGAGTACGAAAATATCGTTTTTCGAAGATAAGAAAGATGGCTATTTCTTAATTTACTTTACGTCAGGAACAACGTCTTTTCCTAAAGCATTACTGCGTTCCAGACAATCCTGGCGAAACAGTTTTGACAGTGGATATACACTTTTCTTTTTAAATAGCGTGATTAACACCTTCTGTCCGTGTCCTATTTTTCATGGCATCGGACTTTATTGCCTGAATGAAACATTATATTCAGGATCGACATTCTACTCTTTGTCGAAATGGAATAATGATATCGCTTATAAGACGATCACTCGTCATTCCATTGATCGTCTGGTCGTCGTCCCCTCTATGGTCGTGTCTCTGGGGAAAATCTTTAGAACACACGTTAATGCACTTTCTAACGTGAAATACATCTTGACCGCTGGCGCAAAACTCGACATTAATAAATATCTCACTATCCGAGATATGCTGCCTAATGCCATTGTTCAAGAGTATTATGGCGCCTCTGAATTAAGTTTTATCTCCGTTTCACTATTGGATGATGAAAACATCGATGAATCCATCGACTCTGTTGGTTACGCGTTCCCCGGCGTTAACATTGTTATCCGTGATGAGCATGGCAATGCGCTTGCAAACGGAGAAACGGGATATATTTACGTGAATAGCGAACTCATTGCCGACCGTTATTTATGGGGCGATGATGGCAAGGCCTTTCACGTTACCCAGAACGGGGCAACGGTCGGGGATATGGGGTATATTGACGAGCACAGACGGCTCCATGTTCTTGGTCGAACCGGCGGCATGATTTTAACCGGCGGTTATAACGTCTATCTTTCCGAAGTCGAGAAAGTGCTTCGAAGCATGCCGGAAATCGATGAAGCTATCGTACTCGCCATCGCTGATGAATATTTAGGAAGTAAAATCGTTTCCATCATCGAAGGTCATATTCACCATTATTCTGATGTAGTGGCGTATTGTTCCACTCACCTGCCAAGATATAAAATACCGAAAGACGTCTATACGATAAATAAATGGCCAATGACATCGAGCGGAAAAATTAAACGCAAAGAACTTGAGAAGATGATCAATAGTAAAGAGGCATCCATTGTTAAATTACCAACCTAA
- a CDS encoding thiolase family protein, with the protein MVKRHPLLNYQPNQDNEPIIVNAYRTPVGRAYGCLSGLSVIDLLVPLIKKLISGSELAPIAVDEVFIGNVTGCNGNIARLAALSAGLPLEVPGVTIDRQCGSGLEAIIQAARFIQAGAGDCYIAGGVESVSTAPWRIEKPSSPKNLPQFYNRSRFSPEEIGDPEMGVAAENVAEKCAITRERQDHFALRSHQRAVSSAINGVFNEEIVPLSVGNQSISADECPRPSTSFEALSSLPSAFVLGGTVTAGNACPLNDGASLVLIMSRKKAREYGYSTGLRFLDSASAGVDPNYLGLGPVASTKKLLSRQPSLQMSMINVIEFNEAFASQVLGSLDALGVDEHKVNRQGGAIALGHPYGASGSILVTRLFSQLIRAPQHQADKQYAMAMLGIAGGLGLTSLFDIAETI; encoded by the coding sequence ATAGTAAAGAGGCATCCATTGTTAAATTACCAACCTAATCAAGACAACGAGCCGATCATCGTGAATGCTTACAGAACGCCTGTAGGCAGAGCCTATGGCTGCTTGTCTGGCCTGAGCGTAATTGATTTATTGGTTCCGCTCATTAAAAAGCTCATATCCGGCAGTGAGTTAGCTCCAATAGCTGTTGATGAAGTCTTCATCGGTAACGTCACTGGCTGCAATGGCAATATTGCCAGGTTAGCTGCACTGTCTGCGGGATTACCGCTCGAGGTTCCCGGAGTGACGATCGATCGCCAATGCGGTTCCGGTCTGGAAGCGATTATCCAGGCGGCTCGTTTTATTCAGGCCGGTGCAGGAGACTGCTATATTGCAGGTGGCGTCGAAAGCGTAAGCACAGCGCCTTGGCGAATAGAAAAGCCCTCATCACCGAAAAATCTGCCACAGTTCTATAACCGTTCGCGTTTTTCACCGGAGGAGATTGGCGACCCAGAAATGGGCGTGGCGGCAGAAAATGTCGCGGAAAAATGTGCTATCACACGGGAAAGGCAGGATCACTTTGCGCTACGCAGCCATCAACGTGCTGTTTCTTCCGCTATCAATGGCGTATTTAATGAAGAGATTGTCCCACTATCCGTTGGAAATCAGTCTATTTCCGCCGATGAATGTCCCAGACCCTCCACCTCATTTGAAGCGCTCTCCTCCCTTCCGTCCGCCTTCGTTCTTGGTGGAACAGTCACGGCAGGCAATGCTTGTCCGCTAAATGACGGTGCCTCCCTCGTCCTTATTATGAGCCGGAAGAAGGCCAGAGAATACGGCTATTCGACGGGGTTACGATTTCTGGATTCAGCCAGCGCAGGCGTGGATCCCAACTATTTGGGATTAGGCCCTGTGGCCTCAACGAAAAAATTGCTCTCCAGACAACCGTCTTTGCAGATGAGTATGATTAACGTTATTGAGTTTAATGAAGCCTTTGCCTCACAAGTTTTAGGTTCGTTGGATGCATTAGGCGTTGATGAACATAAAGTGAATCGTCAAGGCGGTGCAATCGCGCTGGGCCATCCCTATGGCGCTTCGGGCTCTATTCTGGTGACCAGGCTTTTTAGTCAGTTGATCCGTGCTCCCCAACATCAAGCAGACAAACAATACGCAATGGCGATGTTGGGGATCGCAGGCGGCTTAGGTCTCACCTCCCTGTTTGACATTGCGGAGACGATTTAA